One region of Quercus lobata isolate SW786 chromosome 2, ValleyOak3.0 Primary Assembly, whole genome shotgun sequence genomic DNA includes:
- the LOC115977275 gene encoding F-box protein SKIP1 encodes MDNNKKKEQEEEGEGSGCTEPGSDWADLTRECLTNILSRLTLEQRWLRPMLVCKSWLQACTDSSLHSSFDVEPHFGTNTDSPRLWTPDFERKIDSMLRSVVVWSDHSLTAIRTRHCSDLALSFAAERCPNLEVLSIKSCQNVTDASMAKIAFRCTKLREVDISYCYEISHESLVLIGRNCPNLKVLKRNLMNWLDSSQHFGVVPNEYLNACPQDGDSEAAAIGKYMPYLEHLEIQFSKLSAKGLTLICKGCVNLKYLDLSGCTNLTGRDIANASSNLKVLEIKKPNFYIPRSVFHADRYGHWRLYDERFQTDVFRI; translated from the exons ATGGATAACAACAAGAAGAaggaacaagaagaagaaggagaaggatCAGGATGCACCGAACCCGGATCCGATTGGGCAGATTTGACCCGTGAGTGCCTCACCAACATACTCTCCCGGCTAACCCTGGAGCAGCGATGGCTTAGACCCATGCTCGTCTGCAAGTCATGGCTCCAAGCCTGTACGGACTCTTCTCTCCACTCCAGCTTCGACGTCGAGCCCCACTTCGGCACCAACACCGACTCGCCTCGATTGTGGACCCCAGATTTCGAGAGAAAGATCGATTCCATGCTTCGATCCGTCGTCGTTTGGAGCGATCACTCGCTCACTGCCATTCGCACCCGTCACTGCTCCGATCTCGCTCTCTCTTTCGCCGCTGAAAG GTGCCCAAACCTTGAGGTCCTGTCAATCAAGAGCTGTCAGAATGTTACTGATGCATCTATGGCTAAGATAGCTTTTCGGTGCACCAAGCTTAGGGAAGTAGATATTAGCTACTGCTACGAGATATCTCATGAGTCATTGGTGTTAATTGGAAGGAATTGTCCAAACCTTAAAGTTCTGAAGCGAAATCTAATGAATTGGTTGGATTCTTCCCAACATTTTGGAGTTGTCCCTAATGAGTATCTAAATGCTTGTCCACAAGATGGGGACTCCGAAGCTGCTGCTATTGGAAAATATATGCCTTATTTGGAGCACCTTGAAATTCAGTTCTCCAAGTTGTCTGCTAAGGGCCTTACTTTGATATGCAAAGGCTGTGTGAACCTCAAGTACTTGGATTTGTCTGGTTGTACAAACTTGACTGGTCGGGATATTGCCAATGCATCATCGAATCTGAAGGTTCTGGAGATTAAGAAGCCAAATTTCTATATTCCAAGGTCAGTCTTTCACGCAGATAGGTATGGCCATTGGAGATTGTATGATGAGAGGTTTCAAACAGATGTTTTCCGGATTTGA
- the LOC115974369 gene encoding uncharacterized protein LOC115974369, translated as MKIELLIWLFLIVSLKVLSSSACTADNSSCKPQKKLKHLYDIQSREDDQRTYEANRGGHHLRISQKAKTVYGGTANVRPRNSRNNRSTANSLLLKSSSLFSVALRHVVLGLVISVFFF; from the exons atGAAGATAGAGTTACTAATATGGCTCTTCCTCATTGTGTCCCTCAAagttctttcttcttcagcATGCACTGCAGATAACTCGTCTTGCAAACCCCAAAAAAAGCTTAAGC ATTTATATGACATACAAAGCAGAGAAGATGATCAAAGAACATATGAGGCAAACCGTGGAGGTCATCATCTAAGGATTTCACAGAAGGCAAAAACAGTTTATGGGGGTACCGCTAACGTTCGCCCTCGTAATTCACGTAACAACCGGAGTACGGCAAACTCCCTTTTACTAAAATCCTCTTCCCTGTTTTCGGTGGCACTTAGGCATGTTGTGTTGGGATTGGTCATTtctgttttcttcttttga